One genomic segment of Spirochaetaceae bacterium includes these proteins:
- a CDS encoding IS1380 family transposase, producing MDKTPFQFDSKPLREASSPHAGALATSRVFRSLGFPELIDSLLQLRQRRRGFSEAQMIESAVMLQTIGGDCPEDVHLLAGDGCLERGLGYQPPKPTALRGFLERFHDESLEQQRPPREQQLSFIVPSSAPVQGLQQVLAGGVQRIAALYEQHDQRLSIATIDQDATIVESQKRAAFDHYQGGRGYQPMIALWAEADLIVADQFRDGNVPAKQEPLTCCQMAFEALPETVNERYFRGDSACYEHNLLDWLSSPQREKESGGRIGFAVSAMMSPQLAQTIAEIPDTEWTTYDTEPDGTLRQWAEVVYVPSKKSEHKYSQPLRYVGLRLLKAQGVLFADGSDRHHYAVVTNLDWDAARLLQWHREKAGTVEHAHDELKNGLAAGHMPSQRFAVNATWLKLAILSYNLASAIKGLCFSPEERTARFKKYRLLLVHVAGRMNRNNCVMRLRLCAGEQTIARIEAVWKVFWLPTQASRTKPWPRAA from the coding sequence CGCCAGCGCCGCCGTGGCTTCAGCGAAGCCCAGATGATCGAGAGTGCCGTGATGCTGCAGACCATCGGCGGCGACTGCCCCGAAGACGTCCACCTGCTCGCCGGCGACGGCTGCCTCGAACGGGGCTTGGGCTACCAACCTCCCAAGCCGACGGCGCTACGCGGGTTCCTGGAACGGTTCCACGACGAGTCGTTGGAACAGCAGCGCCCGCCCCGCGAACAACAGCTCAGCTTCATCGTCCCCTCGAGCGCCCCGGTACAGGGGTTGCAGCAGGTGCTCGCCGGTGGTGTACAGCGCATCGCCGCACTGTACGAGCAGCATGACCAGCGGCTGAGCATCGCCACCATCGATCAGGACGCCACCATCGTCGAATCGCAGAAGAGGGCGGCGTTCGACCACTACCAAGGCGGACGTGGCTACCAACCGATGATCGCGCTGTGGGCGGAAGCAGACCTGATCGTCGCCGACCAGTTCCGCGACGGCAACGTGCCGGCCAAGCAGGAACCGCTGACCTGCTGCCAGATGGCGTTCGAGGCGCTGCCGGAGACGGTGAATGAGCGCTACTTCCGTGGCGACAGCGCCTGTTATGAGCACAATCTGCTGGACTGGCTCAGTTCCCCGCAGCGAGAGAAGGAGTCAGGCGGACGCATCGGCTTCGCGGTCAGCGCGATGATGAGTCCGCAACTGGCCCAGACCATCGCCGAGATTCCCGACACCGAGTGGACCACCTACGATACCGAGCCCGACGGCACCTTGCGGCAGTGGGCGGAGGTGGTTTACGTGCCGTCCAAGAAATCGGAGCACAAGTACAGTCAGCCGTTGCGCTACGTCGGACTGCGGCTGCTGAAGGCGCAGGGCGTGTTGTTCGCCGACGGCTCTGATCGCCACCACTATGCGGTGGTCACCAACCTGGATTGGGACGCTGCTCGGTTGCTGCAGTGGCATCGGGAGAAAGCCGGCACCGTCGAGCACGCCCACGACGAACTCAAGAATGGGCTGGCGGCCGGCCACATGCCGAGCCAGCGGTTCGCGGTCAACGCGACGTGGCTGAAGCTGGCGATCCTGAGCTACAACCTCGCCAGCGCGATCAAGGGCCTGTGCTTCAGCCCCGAGGAGCGCACCGCGCGCTTCAAGAAGTACCGCCTGTTGCTGGTCCACGTTGCCGGTCGCATGAACCGCAACAACTGTGTGATGCGGCTGCGGCTGTGTGCCGGCGAGCAGACCATCGCGCGCATCGAGGCGGTATGGAAGGTGTTCTGGCTGCCCACCCAAGCTTCGCGCACCAAGCCCTGGCCGCGTGCGGCCTAG